The genomic region CTACCTTGACCGCACCGACCTCGCCCATGTCGCCCCGAAAGGCGCCAGCTTCGACGACCTTGGTCGCGGCGAAGAGGAAGGCAAGCGCAACATCTCGGAAATCACCGACGCCGCCGCGACCCGGGGGCTGGAGGTGCTGAAGCAGATCTCCTCTACCGGCTATCTGCGCAAACGCCTGCCGCAGGAACTTGTCGTCCTGCAAGGCGGCATGGGGGCAACCGCGCTGGCCAACGGGACAGACCCGGTGTCCACCCTGAACATGCTGGTCCCCGAAGGCCGGATGACGGGCTTCTCCGAATCCGTCTCGACCTTCGCCATCAGCGCTGCGACCACCACGACCACCACCGACGCCCGCTCCAAGGCCAAACTGCAGGGCTACACCGGGGACTCGTGCTCGGAATGCGGCAACTACACGATGGTGCGGAACGGGAGCTGCCTGAAGTGCAACTCCTGCGGCGGAACGACGGGGTGCAGCTGATTTGAGATTGGGGTTGGAGCGCGCTGTGTCACCAGCGCGCCCCGGCTCTCCCGCATTGTTGTGCACGCTGCGGGAAAAGCTGTCTCGGCCCTCGTGGGTCGATGCGCTCGTTGAAGCGCACTCCGGGACGGCGGGCAATGGCGTGCTCGCTTATACAGGTTTTGCCCACAGAAAACTGGGGACGCCTGTTAATATCTGGAGACGACTGAGATGGTTACCAAAGACTACTGGACGCAAAAGCGCTCTGATGGAAAATGGGAAACGAAGCGGGAGGGCGCAAGCCGCGCCACGAACGTATTCGATACGCAGGCCGAGTCTTGGGATCGAACGAAGGACTTGGCGCGTTCCCACGAGGGTGAAGCGTACCTCAAAGGTCAGAATGGACTGATCCGCGAACGCAACACCTACGGCCACGACCCTGAGAAGTCCAAAGGTTAATCGAAAGACGCTGCCAAATGAACGGGCGGGGACTGCTCCTCGCCCGTTTGCCATTTGCGCAGCTCTAGCCCTTTCCCTCCCCAAATATCCCACGGGAGGTCCGGAGGGTGTGAAACCCTCCGGGGCCAGCCCCAGCCGCTCCGCCCCCATTTCCTGACAAATCCTTAACACCCACCTCTAACCCGTTGAAATCCGGTGCGGCAGGCCCTGTCCCCGCCCGGGACACCCCATTTGACCCCGGCTGCCTCCAAGGCTACCATCCCGGAATGAAGCCAGACCCGACCCAGATCATGACCCAGACCCTCCGCGATACCGGTGTCCGTGTGACCCGCCAGCGCGAGGCGTTGCTGCGCGTCCTGACCGAGGCGCAGGACCACCCCGACGCCGCCGAACTCCACCGCCGCGCCCGGGTGATTGACGACAGCCTGTCGCTGGCCACCGTCTACCGCACGCTTTCCGTGCTGGAACGCGAAGGGGTCGTGCTGCGGCTCGCCCTAGAAAACGGCGGCGCGCGGTACGAGGTCGCGGACGCCCCGCATCACGACCATATCGTCGATCTCGATACCGGCCGGATCACCGAATTCCGGTCGGAAAAGATCGAACAATTGCAGCGCGAAATCGCGGCGGAGATGGGGTATGAGATCGTCCATCACCGGCTGGAGCTGTACTGCCGCAAGAAGCGTTAACCGCCAAAGCCGCCGTAGCGACCCTGGCTGAAAATCAACGGCTCCCCGTCGCGAACCGTGACCCGCAGCACCCGGCCGACTAGGATGGCATGGTCACCCCCGTCATGGGCGGCATGGGCCGCGCAGTCGAAGCGGGCAAGGGCTGTGGGAAGGACCGGCAGGCCCTCGTCGGTCACCACATGGTCAAGCCCGGCGAAGCCTTCACCTGTGCGGGCGAAGCGGGGGATCCAGTCGGCCTGCTCGACCCCCAGCACATGGATCGCGTAATGCGTCGCGGCCGTGAACACCCCGAACCGCCGCGAGGCCTTGGCGGGCGACCACAGGACCAGTGGCGGATCAAGCGACACCGACGAGAAGCTGTTGGCGGCAAAGCCCACCGGGCCATCCGGCCCCATCGTCGTGACCAGACAAACCCCGGTGGCAAAGCGACCGAAGGCATCACGCAGGCCGCGGCTGTCGATGGGTAGCGGTGTTCCGTCTGGCATGGTGGTCCCTTTCCTGAACCCCACCAGATATTGCGCCAAGCCGGACAATCAACGGCAAACCCTTCAGACAACCCGCAGCAATCGCAGCGCGTCATAAATGGCCGCGTGCGTGTTGCGGGCCGCCACTGCATCGCCGATCCGGTACAGCGCAAAGCCGGGCGGGCCGTCACCGTCGGGCTGTGGGCGACCGTCGATCAGCGCGTCGTGGTCAACCATGCCAAGATTGGCCGACAAGGGTTTGAGATCAAAGTAGATCTCTGCCAAAGGCTGGGTGCCGTGGTTGACGACCACCTGATCATAAAGCGCGGTCTTGGCCAGCTTCATGTAGTCTGACCCGATGGTCGCTTGCAGCTGGTTTCCGGCCCGCGCGACCGACAGCAGCCGGTAGGTCACGGTGAAGGTCACGTCCTTGTCCTGCATGGCGCGCATGTAGGGGACAAGGTTCATCGCCATCACATCGGGGGCGAAGGTGCGGTCGGGGGTCATCACCTCGACCTTCGCGCCCGTCTCGGCGATCAGTTGGGCGGCCTGCATCGCCGCATGGTCGCCCGCGTCATCGTAGAGCAGGACATTCGTGCCCGGCTTCACGTCACCCGACAGGATGTCCCAGGTCGACACCACAAGATCATTGCCAGCCGACAGCACGTCCGTTGTCGGCAGGCCACCTGTGGCGATGACCACGACATCAGGGCTTTCGGCAACAACATCAGAGGCTTCCGCGAATGTGTTGAAGCGGAATTCAACACCCTTTGCCGCGCATTGGGCCATGCGCCAGTCGATGATCCCGATCATCTCGCGCCGTCTTGGGGTGCGGGCGGTCAGAAGGATCTGCCCGCCAGGCTCTGCCGCGGCTTCGAAGACCAGAACACTGTGGCCGCGCTCTGCCGCGACCCGAGCAGCCTCCAGCCCTGCAGGGCCGGCACCGACGATTACTACCTTCTTGCGACGGGGGGCCGGGGCGATGCTGTGCGGCATCGTCTCTTCCCGCCCGGTCGAGGGGTTGTGGATGCAGAGCGCCATGCCACCCTGATAGATCCGGTCCAGACAATATGTGGCACCGACACAGGGGCGAATGTCAGCCTCACGGCCCTCGGTGATCTTCTGCACGATATGCGGGTCAGCCATATGGGCGCGGGTCATGCCGACCATGTCAAGCTGCCCGGTGGCCACGGCATGGCGCGCGGTGGCGACATCGGGGATGCGGGCGGCGTGGAAGGTGGGCAGGCCAACCTCAGCCCGCACCCGTCCGGCAAAATCGAGATGGGGGGCGGCGCGCATGCCCTGAATGGGGATCACGTCCGTCATGGCGGGATCAGTATGGATCCGGCCCTTGATGATGTTAAGAAAGTCGACCAAGCCACTGTCGCGGAACATCTTTCCGATGGCGATTCCTTCGTCGGCATCAATCCCGCCCGGCTCGCCCTCATCGGCGGTATAGCGTACGCCCAGCAGAAACCGGTCGCCCACACGTTTGCGGCAAGCGGCCAGAACCTCCATCGAGAACCGCGCCCGGTTTTCCAGCGACCCGCCATAAGGCGCGGGCAGCGCATTGGTGAAGGGCGACATGAACTGGTCCATCAGATGGCCGTAACATTCGAATTCCACCCCATCCAGACCGGCGGCCTGCATCCGTTCAGCGGCGTCGGCGTAGTCGTTGATGATGCGGGTGATATCCCAATCTTCAACCACCTTCGGGAAGGCGCGGTGGCTGGGTTCGCGGGCCGGACCAGCCGCGACCACGGGCAGCCAGTCGCCCTTGTCCCAGCGGGTGCGGCGGCCAAGGTGGGTCAGCTGGATCATCACTGCCGCCCCCGCCTCATGGCAATCATCGGCAAGGCGCTTCATCCATGGAACCACCTCATCCTTGTAGGCGAGGATGTTGTTGAACACCGGGGGGCTGTCCTTTGACACGGCGGCAGAGCCTGCGGTCATCGTCAGGGCAACCCCGGCCTTTGCCCGCTCCAGATGGTAAAGCCG from Tabrizicola piscis harbors:
- a CDS encoding DUF2188 domain-containing protein, whose amino-acid sequence is MVTKDYWTQKRSDGKWETKREGASRATNVFDTQAESWDRTKDLARSHEGEAYLKGQNGLIRERNTYGHDPEKSKG
- a CDS encoding Fur family transcriptional regulator, giving the protein MKPDPTQIMTQTLRDTGVRVTRQREALLRVLTEAQDHPDAAELHRRARVIDDSLSLATVYRTLSVLEREGVVLRLALENGGARYEVADAPHHDHIVDLDTGRITEFRSEKIEQLQREIAAEMGYEIVHHRLELYCRKKR
- a CDS encoding flavin reductase family protein, producing the protein MPDGTPLPIDSRGLRDAFGRFATGVCLVTTMGPDGPVGFAANSFSSVSLDPPLVLWSPAKASRRFGVFTAATHYAIHVLGVEQADWIPRFARTGEGFAGLDHVVTDEGLPVLPTALARFDCAAHAAHDGGDHAILVGRVLRVTVRDGEPLIFSQGRYGGFGG
- a CDS encoding NADH:flavin oxidoreductase, with translation MSNDPLLQPYQLKHLTLRNRIMTTSHEPAYPEDGMPKDRYRLYHLERAKAGVALTMTAGSAAVSKDSPPVFNNILAYKDEVVPWMKRLADDCHEAGAAVMIQLTHLGRRTRWDKGDWLPVVAAGPAREPSHRAFPKVVEDWDITRIINDYADAAERMQAAGLDGVEFECYGHLMDQFMSPFTNALPAPYGGSLENRARFSMEVLAACRKRVGDRFLLGVRYTADEGEPGGIDADEGIAIGKMFRDSGLVDFLNIIKGRIHTDPAMTDVIPIQGMRAAPHLDFAGRVRAEVGLPTFHAARIPDVATARHAVATGQLDMVGMTRAHMADPHIVQKITEGREADIRPCVGATYCLDRIYQGGMALCIHNPSTGREETMPHSIAPAPRRKKVVIVGAGPAGLEAARVAAERGHSVLVFEAAAEPGGQILLTARTPRRREMIGIIDWRMAQCAAKGVEFRFNTFAEASDVVAESPDVVVIATGGLPTTDVLSAGNDLVVSTWDILSGDVKPGTNVLLYDDAGDHAAMQAAQLIAETGAKVEVMTPDRTFAPDVMAMNLVPYMRAMQDKDVTFTVTYRLLSVARAGNQLQATIGSDYMKLAKTALYDQVVVNHGTQPLAEIYFDLKPLSANLGMVDHDALIDGRPQPDGDGPPGFALYRIGDAVAARNTHAAIYDALRLLRVV